From the genome of Flavobacterium ovatum, one region includes:
- a CDS encoding HPF/RaiA family ribosome-associated protein, giving the protein MKIQFNTDKNIEGHERLETYFTTELEKSLARFDDKVTRFEVHLGDENNAKSGVDDKRCVIEARPAKLQPIAVTAHADSIEKAFFLASDKIKKALTTAFEKQKVH; this is encoded by the coding sequence ATGAAAATACAATTCAATACCGACAAAAATATAGAAGGACACGAAAGATTAGAAACTTACTTTACAACTGAATTAGAAAAATCGTTAGCGCGATTTGATGATAAAGTAACCCGTTTTGAAGTGCATTTGGGAGATGAAAACAATGCTAAAAGCGGAGTAGATGATAAACGATGTGTAATCGAAGCTCGTCCCGCTAAATTACAACCTATTGCAGTTACAGCTCATGCTGATTCAATTGAAAAAGCATTTTTCTTAGCTTCGGATAAAATCAAAAAAGCTTTGACAACCGCTTTTGAAAAGCAAAAGGTGCATTAA
- a CDS encoding L,D-transpeptidase family protein, whose protein sequence is MRKLYIFIIPLFSLVLIITTSCKKFTDKAGATALEQTTEERELTFDSTFVNTFFQKHPLLDKYQNEVNELYQKHQFHYIWYDKNGVNEFGSLLHNKIINIEEEGVLTSIPYRQKLDSIYESPSSGQKPNPTTELLNTSMYFYYVDKVYQGLDTESTNQMEWFLPREKQTYGKYLDSLLVNPSLIKNKEKGLFYQYYLLKNVLKSYRQIEKNGGWKTVKMDSAVKSLNLGDSTHTIAQLRTRLYLTGELKSDSKSAIYDDQLAKGVLKFKETNRNASSTIILPSHLKVLNIPVSERIKTLVVNMERCRWIAKDITKAKELIAINIPAYQLTYFENGKPTFRSNVVVGKTVNKTVIFSAPMRYIVFSPYWNIPYSIKKNEILPGIKKDPNYLAKHNMEWNDGKVRQKPGPKNSLGLIKFLFPNSNSIYLHDTPSKHLFSRRDRAFSHGCIRIEKPKELAEILLKDDPKWTSEKIDEAMNKGAESWYTLKNKIPVYIGYFTAWVDVDGNLHFYDDIYERDEPLAALLYEK, encoded by the coding sequence ATGAGAAAGTTATACATATTCATTATTCCTTTATTCAGTCTCGTTTTGATAATTACAACTTCTTGTAAAAAATTCACAGACAAAGCTGGAGCTACTGCACTTGAACAAACAACAGAAGAAAGGGAGCTAACCTTTGACAGCACCTTTGTCAATACATTTTTCCAAAAACACCCTTTGCTAGACAAATACCAAAACGAGGTGAACGAACTTTATCAGAAACATCAATTCCATTACATCTGGTATGACAAAAATGGGGTGAACGAATTTGGTAGTTTATTACACAACAAAATCATCAATATCGAAGAAGAAGGAGTGCTTACCAGCATTCCTTACAGACAAAAATTAGATTCGATATACGAAAGTCCTTCTAGCGGTCAAAAACCTAACCCAACTACGGAGTTGCTAAACACCTCCATGTATTTTTACTATGTTGACAAAGTGTACCAAGGTCTTGACACGGAAAGTACCAACCAAATGGAATGGTTTCTTCCCAGAGAAAAACAAACCTATGGCAAGTACCTGGATTCACTTCTAGTAAACCCTTCATTGATAAAAAATAAAGAGAAAGGATTGTTTTATCAATATTACCTCTTAAAAAACGTCTTAAAATCTTACCGCCAAATAGAAAAAAACGGAGGTTGGAAAACTGTCAAAATGGATTCCGCAGTAAAATCACTTAATTTAGGAGATAGCACGCACACCATTGCCCAACTAAGAACACGTTTATACCTCACAGGAGAGTTAAAGTCAGATTCTAAAAGTGCCATTTATGATGACCAATTAGCTAAAGGAGTATTGAAATTCAAAGAAACAAATCGCAACGCATCGAGCACAATCATTTTGCCCTCACATCTTAAAGTTTTGAATATTCCTGTATCTGAACGCATCAAAACCTTGGTGGTAAATATGGAGCGTTGTCGATGGATTGCGAAAGACATTACTAAAGCCAAAGAACTTATTGCTATAAACATCCCAGCCTATCAACTCACTTACTTTGAGAATGGAAAACCCACTTTTCGTTCTAATGTAGTTGTGGGCAAAACTGTAAACAAAACCGTTATTTTCAGCGCTCCCATGCGTTATATCGTTTTTAGTCCTTATTGGAACATTCCTTATAGCATCAAAAAAAATGAAATTTTACCAGGCATCAAAAAAGACCCTAACTATCTTGCCAAACACAATATGGAATGGAACGACGGCAAAGTACGTCAAAAGCCAGGGCCTAAAAATTCTTTAGGACTCATCAAGTTTTTATTCCCAAATTCTAACTCCATCTATTTGCACGATACCCCGTCCAAACATTTATTTAGCCGTCGAGACAGAGCTTTTAGCCACGGATGTATTCGTATTGAAAAACCCAAAGAATTAGCCGAAATACTCCTTAAAGATGACCCAAAATGGACCTCTGAAAAAATTGACGAAGCCATGAACAAGGGAGCTGAATCTTGGTACACACTTAAAAACAAAATTCCCGTTTACATTGGCTATTTTACCGCCTGGGTTGACGTAGACGGAAACCTTCATTTTTACGATGACATCTATGAACGTGACGAACCATTAGCGGCTTTGTTGTATGAGAAATAG
- a CDS encoding ammonium transporter — protein MKIERRWIISFIIISLVCIAGLFWPAVSSTNKILSQFGTLDQIVPADVAWMLTSCCLVLIMTPGLSFFYGGMVGKKNVISTMLQSFICMGVVTLIWVIVGFSLAFGEPIGVQIGDGFYSFIGDPTSFAFMDYVNILPHKNIAATVPFMLFALFQMKFAVIAPAIITGSFAERVRFISYLLFICLFTIFIYAPLCHSVWYPTGILGSYFGVKDFAGGTVVHMSAGFAALAGVMVLGKRNDSNHVPTNIPFVLLGTGMLWFGWIGFNAGSSLEANGVAAMAFATTTTASAAAMLTWIFFDRLNGRKVSALGACIGAVVGLVSITPAAGYVSVPESMFFGFITAIVSNALVHSSLLRKVDDTLDVFACHGVGGIMGMILTAIFAHGEDASLMHGGWGVFGHHMMALVLVSIFTFFGAYLLFKVTNWIIPMRVSKESEVIGLDISQHDETLFPIECSE, from the coding sequence ATGAAAATAGAGAGACGTTGGATCATTTCCTTTATAATAATTAGTTTAGTTTGCATAGCAGGATTATTTTGGCCTGCGGTTTCAAGCACTAATAAAATTTTATCTCAGTTTGGGACTTTAGATCAAATTGTGCCTGCTGATGTTGCTTGGATGTTAACCTCTTGTTGCTTGGTACTGATTATGACGCCTGGACTTTCCTTCTTTTATGGTGGAATGGTAGGGAAGAAAAATGTTATTTCAACCATGTTACAAAGCTTTATTTGTATGGGGGTGGTTACCTTAATTTGGGTAATTGTTGGGTTTAGTTTGGCTTTTGGTGAGCCAATTGGTGTACAGATTGGTGATGGGTTTTACAGTTTTATAGGAGACCCTACTTCCTTTGCTTTTATGGACTATGTGAATATTTTGCCACATAAGAATATTGCAGCGACCGTACCGTTTATGTTGTTTGCTTTGTTCCAAATGAAATTTGCTGTGATTGCACCAGCAATTATTACGGGTTCTTTTGCGGAACGTGTACGTTTTATTTCCTATTTATTATTCATCTGTTTATTTACCATTTTTATATATGCTCCTTTATGTCATTCGGTTTGGTATCCAACAGGGATTTTGGGTTCTTACTTTGGTGTAAAAGATTTTGCTGGGGGAACTGTAGTGCATATGAGTGCTGGTTTTGCGGCATTGGCGGGTGTTATGGTTTTAGGAAAACGAAATGACAGTAATCATGTACCCACTAATATTCCATTTGTATTGTTAGGTACAGGAATGTTATGGTTTGGATGGATTGGATTTAATGCAGGATCTTCGTTAGAGGCAAATGGAGTAGCGGCAATGGCTTTTGCAACTACTACCACCGCTTCAGCAGCAGCAATGTTGACTTGGATTTTCTTTGATCGATTGAACGGACGCAAAGTTTCGGCATTAGGAGCTTGTATTGGAGCCGTTGTTGGATTGGTTTCGATTACTCCTGCGGCAGGTTATGTTTCAGTGCCTGAAAGTATGTTTTTTGGATTTATAACCGCTATAGTGTCAAATGCTTTAGTGCATTCTAGTTTGTTGCGCAAAGTAGATGATACTCTTGATGTGTTTGCTTGCCATGGTGTGGGCGGAATCATGGGAATGATTTTAACGGCTATTTTTGCTCATGGCGAAGATGCTAGTTTGATGCACGGTGGTTGGGGGGTCTTTGGTCACCATATGATGGCATTGGTTTTGGTTTCTATCTTTACTTTTTTTGGAGCTTATCTTTTGTTCAAAGTAACCAATTGGATTATTCCGATGCGTGTTTCCAAAGAGTCTGAGGTGATCGGTTTGGATATTTCGCAACATGATGAAACACTTTTTCCTATCGAATGTTCGGAGTAG
- the trmB gene encoding tRNA (guanosine(46)-N7)-methyltransferase TrmB translates to MGSKNKLKRFKENETFDNVFQPTREEVVGDLFPLKGKWNSDFFKNDNPVVLELGCGKGEYSVGLAERYPDKNFVGIDIKGARFWRGAKTAVETGLHNVAFIRTQIELINHIFAENEVDEIWITFPDPQIKYKRTKHRMTNSEFLKLYKKVLKKDGVMNLKTDSEFMHGYTLGLLHGEGHEVLYANHNVYVNEGSPEEVTAFQTFYEKQYLEVNKAITYIKFRIKD, encoded by the coding sequence GTGGGAAGCAAAAATAAATTAAAAAGATTCAAAGAAAACGAAACATTCGATAATGTATTTCAACCAACTAGAGAAGAAGTTGTAGGTGATTTGTTTCCGTTGAAAGGGAAGTGGAATTCAGATTTCTTCAAAAATGACAATCCTGTTGTCTTGGAATTAGGATGCGGAAAAGGGGAATATTCAGTAGGTTTAGCCGAAAGATATCCAGATAAAAACTTTGTTGGAATTGATATCAAAGGGGCTCGTTTTTGGCGTGGAGCCAAAACTGCTGTAGAAACAGGTTTACACAATGTAGCTTTTATTCGTACCCAAATCGAATTAATCAATCACATTTTTGCTGAAAATGAAGTGGACGAAATTTGGATTACTTTTCCAGATCCACAAATCAAATACAAAAGAACGAAACACCGTATGACCAATTCGGAGTTTTTAAAGTTGTATAAAAAAGTTTTGAAAAAAGATGGTGTGATGAACCTGAAAACGGATAGTGAATTCATGCATGGTTACACTTTGGGATTACTTCACGGAGAAGGTCACGAAGTACTTTACGCCAACCATAATGTGTATGTAAACGAAGGAAGTCCAGAAGAAGTAACAGCTTTTCAGACTTTTTACGAAAAACAATATTTGGAAGTTAACAAAGCAATCACATATATTAAATTCAGAATCAAAGACTAA
- a CDS encoding LysE family transporter, whose amino-acid sequence MNFIIPLFLGFATAVVGIIPPGLINMTAAKVNLKEGNRNAFSFVLGAVIIIFFQAYIAILFAEVINSRPDIVILMREIGFGIFTLLTIFFLFIAKKPKLKEAKIGKKSKKKRFFLGMLLSGLNFFPIPYYVFVSITLASYQLFSFMNSSILTFVSGVVVGSSLVFYCYIAFFQKVESKADSLLKNMNLIIGSITGLIAVVTLINIIHYYWG is encoded by the coding sequence ATGAATTTTATAATTCCTTTATTTTTAGGTTTTGCCACAGCAGTTGTAGGGATTATTCCGCCAGGATTAATCAATATGACAGCCGCAAAAGTGAATCTAAAAGAAGGAAATCGAAATGCATTTTCGTTTGTTTTAGGAGCGGTTATAATTATATTTTTCCAAGCTTATATTGCTATTTTATTTGCAGAAGTAATTAACTCTCGCCCAGATATTGTTATTCTGATGCGTGAAATAGGTTTTGGGATTTTTACGTTATTGACTATCTTCTTTCTATTCATTGCCAAAAAGCCTAAACTAAAAGAAGCTAAAATTGGTAAAAAAAGTAAAAAGAAGCGTTTTTTCTTGGGAATGTTACTTTCAGGACTTAACTTTTTTCCAATTCCGTACTACGTTTTTGTCAGTATAACGTTGGCATCGTATCAGCTTTTTTCATTTATGAATAGTTCGATACTGACTTTCGTGAGTGGAGTAGTAGTGGGGTCGTCCTTGGTCTTTTATTGCTATATCGCTTTCTTTCAGAAAGTAGAATCCAAAGCCGACTCCCTTTTGAAAAATATGAATCTTATCATAGGGAGTATTACAGGATTGATTGCTGTTGTGACTTTGATTAATATTATACATTATTATTGGGGTTAG
- a CDS encoding tRNA-dihydrouridine synthase — MVEHNNSLRWYDTTEKILDVFPFLEKYPIKNVAIHTHNGKQLYKGGVHLDAFQTCIDQSNVKLYYNGDITTVTKFKEMQDRFPTIDHWMIGRGLIADPFLPSMIKSNSVEYPRNKMKLFSEFHDTLYAGYSESLSGSTHILLKMHHLWEYFSVIFANPHKVAKNIRKSKSIRNYEQTVKEVIKADISNTNIGI, encoded by the coding sequence ATTGTAGAGCATAATAATTCCCTTCGCTGGTATGATACCACCGAAAAAATTCTGGATGTCTTTCCTTTTTTAGAAAAATACCCCATAAAGAATGTTGCCATTCATACCCACAATGGAAAACAGCTCTACAAAGGCGGCGTTCATTTAGACGCTTTCCAAACTTGTATTGACCAAAGCAACGTAAAATTATACTACAACGGCGATATTACCACGGTAACAAAGTTCAAAGAAATGCAGGACCGATTTCCAACTATCGACCACTGGATGATAGGAAGAGGATTGATTGCTGATCCTTTTTTGCCAAGCATGATTAAAAGCAACAGCGTGGAATATCCACGAAATAAGATGAAATTGTTTAGTGAATTTCACGACACCTTATACGCTGGCTATAGCGAATCATTATCTGGTTCTACGCACATCTTATTGAAAATGCATCATTTATGGGAGTACTTTTCTGTTATTTTTGCTAATCCTCACAAAGTGGCTAAAAACATAAGGAAATCAAAGAGTATTCGCAATTATGAGCAAACGGTGAAGGAGGTTATTAAGGCAGATATATCAAATACAAATATTGGAATATAA
- a CDS encoding DUF1566 domain-containing protein: MKKIIFLIALLITTIAFSQTNGISYQALILNPNAQQIPGVNSSNLPLTNQSVCLRFEIKDSFNQLEYQETISTSTDEFGMVNLIIGNGIKTGGSANNFRSIIWDSLIKTLNVGLNANGSCTTFIEISNQEFSYIPFAYSAKSAENVTGIINLQNGGTGSNTLNGAKINLGINNIDNTSDINKPISIVTQTALNLKEDLTNKSTSVTTDATSDTKYPSVKSVKTYVDASASTNSTALTTEVTRATTVENTIAANLATETTNRTTADATLTTNLAAEVTNRTAADALKEDLTNKSTSVTTDATSDTKYPSVKSVKTYVDASASTNSTALITEVTRATTAENTIAANLATETTNRTTADATLTTNLAAEVTNRTAADALKEDLTNKSTSVTTDATSDTKYPSVKSVKTYVDASASTNSTALTTEVTRATTAENAIAANLVTETTNRTTADATLTTNLAAEVTNRTAADALKEDLTNKSTSVTTDATSDTKYPSVKSVKTYVDASASTNSTALTTEVTRATTAENTIAANLATETTNRTTADATLTTNLAAEVTNRTAADALKEDLTNKSTSVTTDATSDTKYPSVKSVKTYVDASASTNSTALTTEVTRATTTENAIAANLVTETTNRTTADATLTTNLAAEVTNRTAADALKANLASPTFTGTPTLPTGAIAVTQVAGNNSTAIATTAYVTDAVSTATTGNFVDLTTNQTVTGDKTFVGNLSTLKPIAPAVIDINAINPTQYTGAPDQDARQSFTAGISGLLTSINVTLYSTGNYTLSVYQGGNITQNNHGGTKLYETTFSSTNSIMSTIPISNVTVVAGAVYWLQITGASVTIGLNYGSSNVGTTVSFPAYYGGLQQSWIFQTYISQLSATGGSITAAGDVSAAGFKIPTGTTSQFLKADGSVDSSTYLTSSGTATNVSGIVAIANGGTGSATQNFVDVTSDQTVAGNKTFTGTISGITKTMVGLANVDNTSDANKPVSTAAQTALDLKANIASPSFTGVPLAPTATAGTSTTQLATTAFVSEAFDTVVSDGVAAQTLAIGDFVGGGVVFWVDPVDNSKGLVCSIEDQSDGIQWYNGSNLTTGATGTAVETGASNTDAIITAQGATATNYAAGLARAYNGGGFTNWYLPSKDELYQMGLNRNTINVIATTNGGVNFGGGSGSYWSSTETGSSAWALFFGNNHQQPFTKNTSRMVRAVRAVGFPAISSLTTITEEQAAQNTAIALKEDAANKSTDVTTDGASDVKFPSVKSVKTYVDANIASGTATNVSGIVAIVNGGTGSSTQNFVDLTANQTIAGNKTFSSDAKINGITVGVGGGAPDSAAYNTALGLDALVNNTGWGNTALGRSTLTVNANSNNTAVGWKALELSVDGNSLVAVGSKALASNTDGNVNTALGANSLTNNTVGSQNVAIGDRALSSNVSGNQNTALGVSADVVVISGAELTNATAIGFNAKVTASNTIQLGSTDVTNVKTSGTLTAGEVTYTKTKGTANQVLTTDADGVTAWTTPSVATSSDFVDLTTSQTISGSKSLNNNLRIGTTAPTSSAVLEVSSTTQGFLPPRMTQTERNSISSPVAGLIVWCKNCGENGELQVFNGARWTNFIGNDVQLQLQEGSNLRGGKIAYVFQNGDPGFVSGEFHGIIVSNSDLSNGIRWGQNFDGLSTTYDCTNRHTSSGFALPCAIGAGSTNTSLIISSNTESSPTNYAAKICADYSITVNGTVYDDWFLPSYDEMLKIYQNKSSIGGLYYDSTNSANKSNWYWTSTGDVFQDRAADVNSLNGSKARNFRGSLLSVRAARYF, translated from the coding sequence TTCAATCAACTGGAATACCAAGAAACTATCAGTACTTCAACAGACGAATTTGGTATGGTCAATTTAATTATTGGTAACGGAATTAAAACTGGAGGAAGCGCTAATAATTTTAGAAGTATTATATGGGATTCGTTGATAAAAACATTGAACGTTGGATTAAATGCTAATGGTTCATGTACTACATTTATTGAAATCAGCAATCAAGAGTTCTCTTATATTCCTTTTGCGTATTCAGCAAAAAGTGCTGAAAATGTAACTGGAATCATCAATTTACAAAATGGAGGAACTGGATCAAACACCTTAAATGGAGCTAAAATTAATTTAGGCATCAATAATATTGACAATACCTCTGATATTAACAAACCTATTTCGATAGTAACTCAAACGGCATTAAACTTAAAAGAAGATTTAACCAATAAATCAACAAGTGTAACTACGGATGCAACTTCGGACACCAAATACCCTTCCGTAAAATCAGTTAAAACCTATGTAGATGCTTCGGCTTCGACAAACTCAACGGCTTTAACTACGGAAGTGACTCGTGCTACGACAGTCGAAAATACTATTGCAGCTAACTTGGCAACTGAAACAACTAATAGAACTACAGCTGATGCGACTTTAACAACGAATCTAGCTGCTGAAGTAACTAATAGAACTGCTGCGGATGCATTGAAAGAAGATTTAACCAATAAATCAACAAGTGTAACTACGGATGCAACTTCGGACACTAAATATCCTTCCGTAAAATCAGTTAAAACCTATGTGGATGCTTCGGCTTCGACAAACTCAACCGCTTTAATTACGGAAGTAACTCGCGCTACGACTGCCGAAAATACTATTGCAGCTAACTTGGCAACTGAAACAACTAATAGAACTACAGCTGATGCGACTTTAACAACGAATCTAGCTGCTGAAGTAACTAATAGAACTGCTGCGGATGCATTAAAAGAAGATTTAACCAATAAATCAACAAGTGTAACTACGGATGCAACTTCGGACACCAAATACCCTTCCGTAAAATCAGTTAAAACCTATGTAGATGCTTCGGCTTCGACAAACTCAACGGCTTTAACTACGGAAGTGACTCGCGCCACAACTGCTGAAAATGCAATTGCAGCAAACTTGGTAACGGAAACGACCAATAGAACTACAGCTGATGCGACTTTAACAACGAATCTAGCTGCTGAAGTAACTAATAGAACTGCTGCGGATGCATTGAAAGAAGATTTAACCAATAAATCAACAAGTGTAACTACGGATGCAACTTCAGACACTAAATATCCTTCCGTAAAATCAGTTAAAACATATGTGGATGCTTCGGCTTCGACAAACTCAACGGCTTTAACTACGGAAGTGACTCGCGCTACGACTGCCGAAAATACTATTGCAGCTAACTTGGCAACTGAAACAACTAATAGAACTACAGCTGATGCGACTTTAACAACGAATCTAGCTGCTGAAGTAACTAATAGAACTGCTGCGGATGCATTGAAAGAAGATTTAACCAATAAATCAACAAGTGTAACTACGGATGCAACTTCGGACACCAAATATCCTTCCGTAAAATCAGTTAAAACCTATGTAGATGCTTCGGCTTCGACAAACTCAACGGCTTTAACTACGGAAGTGACTCGCGCCACAACTACTGAAAATGCAATTGCAGCAAACTTGGTAACGGAAACGACCAATAGAACTACAGCTGACGCAACTTTAACAACGAATCTAGCTGCTGAAGTAACTAATAGAACTGCTGCGGATGCATTGAAAGCTAACCTAGCTTCTCCAACTTTTACTGGAACGCCCACTTTACCAACAGGAGCTATTGCAGTTACTCAAGTAGCAGGTAATAATTCTACCGCAATTGCAACAACTGCATATGTTACTGATGCTGTAAGTACTGCGACAACAGGTAATTTTGTTGACTTAACGACAAATCAAACAGTAACTGGAGATAAAACTTTTGTAGGTAATCTTTCTACACTGAAGCCTATAGCACCAGCAGTAATTGATATCAATGCAATCAACCCAACTCAATATACAGGTGCCCCAGATCAAGACGCAAGACAATCTTTTACTGCAGGAATTTCAGGGCTTTTAACCAGTATAAATGTAACTTTATATTCAACTGGAAATTACACTCTTTCGGTTTATCAAGGTGGAAATATTACGCAAAATAATCATGGTGGAACTAAATTGTATGAAACAACTTTTTCTTCTACAAATTCTATAATGTCTACTATTCCAATATCTAATGTTACAGTAGTAGCAGGAGCAGTATATTGGCTTCAAATTACTGGAGCATCAGTAACTATAGGGTTAAACTATGGGTCTAGTAATGTAGGTACAACCGTTTCATTTCCTGCATACTATGGTGGACTTCAGCAATCATGGATTTTCCAGACCTATATTTCTCAATTATCAGCCACAGGAGGGAGTATTACCGCCGCAGGAGATGTTAGCGCTGCTGGTTTCAAAATACCAACTGGAACAACATCACAATTTTTAAAAGCAGATGGTTCAGTAGATAGTTCAACTTATCTAACTTCTTCAGGAACAGCAACCAATGTTTCTGGAATTGTAGCCATTGCCAATGGAGGAACAGGCTCGGCAACTCAAAATTTTGTAGATGTAACATCCGATCAAACGGTTGCAGGAAATAAAACATTTACTGGAACAATAAGTGGTATTACTAAAACCATGGTCGGTTTGGCAAATGTGGATAATACAAGCGATGCTAATAAACCAGTTTCTACGGCAGCGCAAACGGCATTGGATTTAAAAGCAAATATCGCTTCGCCATCCTTTACAGGTGTGCCTTTAGCGCCAACCGCTACAGCTGGAACGAGTACAACGCAATTGGCAACAACTGCATTTGTTTCTGAAGCTTTCGATACGGTGGTTTCTGATGGTGTAGCGGCGCAGACACTAGCTATAGGTGATTTTGTTGGAGGTGGTGTTGTGTTTTGGGTAGATCCAGTGGATAACTCAAAAGGTCTAGTTTGTTCTATTGAAGACCAAAGCGATGGAATCCAATGGTACAATGGCTCAAATTTAACCACTGGAGCAACTGGAACTGCTGTAGAAACAGGAGCAAGTAACACAGATGCGATTATAACCGCACAAGGAGCTACAGCAACAAATTATGCAGCTGGTCTGGCAAGAGCATATAATGGAGGTGGCTTTACCAACTGGTATCTGCCCTCAAAAGACGAATTATATCAGATGGGTCTGAACAGAAATACTATTAATGTAATCGCCACGACAAATGGTGGTGTGAATTTTGGTGGGGGTTCCGGTTCTTATTGGAGTTCTACAGAGACAGGTTCCAGTGCATGGGCATTGTTTTTCGGCAATAACCATCAGCAGCCTTTTACTAAAAATACTAGTAGAATGGTTCGTGCGGTTAGAGCTGTAGGTTTTCCAGCTATAAGTTCTTTAACTACAATTACGGAGGAACAAGCGGCACAAAATACAGCAATCGCTTTAAAAGAAGATGCAGCTAATAAATCTACAGATGTCACTACAGATGGTGCTTCTGATGTGAAGTTTCCTTCTGTAAAATCTGTAAAAACCTATGTAGATGCTAATATAGCATCCGGAACAGCAACAAATGTTTCTGGAATTGTAGCCATTGTCAATGGAGGAACAGGCTCGTCAACTCAAAACTTTGTAGACTTAACGGCTAACCAAACCATTGCGGGGAATAAAACATTTAGCAGCGATGCGAAAATAAACGGTATTACCGTTGGCGTTGGAGGTGGTGCTCCAGATAGTGCTGCATATAATACAGCTTTAGGTCTTGATGCGTTAGTCAATAATACAGGATGGGGCAATACAGCTTTAGGTAGATCAACACTTACTGTAAATGCCAATAGCAATAATACAGCTGTAGGATGGAAAGCACTTGAACTTAGTGTAGATGGAAATTCTCTTGTTGCTGTCGGTTCTAAAGCATTGGCTAGCAATACAGATGGTAATGTCAATACGGCATTAGGAGCCAATAGTTTAACAAATAATACTGTAGGAAGTCAAAATGTGGCAATAGGTGACCGTGCACTTAGTTCTAATGTTTCAGGAAATCAAAACACGGCGTTAGGTGTTTCTGCAGATGTTGTAGTGATCAGTGGAGCAGAATTAACCAACGCCACTGCAATAGGTTTTAACGCAAAAGTTACCGCAAGCAACACCATCCAATTAGGTAGCACAGATGTAACCAACGTAAAAACAAGTGGAACGCTAACCGCTGGCGAAGTTACCTACACCAAAACTAAAGGTACAGCCAACCAAGTTTTAACTACCGATGCCGATGGCGTAACGGCTTGGACTACACCAAGCGTTGCCACAAGTAGTGATTTTGTTGATTTAACTACCTCACAAACCATTTCAGGATCTAAATCGTTAAATAATAATTTAAGGATAGGCACAACGGCACCAACATCATCTGCAGTACTTGAGGTGTCATCAACTACTCAAGGATTCTTACCCCCACGAATGACACAAACCGAAAGAAATTCAATAAGTTCTCCAGTTGCCGGTTTAATTGTTTGGTGTAAAAATTGTGGAGAAAATGGGGAACTACAAGTTTTTAATGGTGCAAGATGGACTAATTTTATAGGTAATGATGTTCAGTTACAACTACAAGAAGGATCAAATTTAAGAGGTGGCAAAATAGCCTATGTTTTTCAAAATGGTGATCCTGGTTTTGTTTCTGGAGAATTTCATGGGATTATTGTTTCAAATAGTGATTTAAGTAATGGAATTCGTTGGGGGCAAAATTTTGACGGACTTTCCACCACTTATGATTGTACTAATCGGCATACGTCATCAGGATTTGCTTTGCCTTGTGCTATTGGTGCGGGTAGTACTAATACTTCATTAATTATTTCTTCAAATACTGAAAGTAGTCCTACAAATTATGCAGCAAAGATATGCGCAGACTATAGCATTACTGTTAACGGAACGGTTTATGATGACTGGTTTTTACCTTCATACGATGAAATGCTAAAAATTTATCAAAATAAAAGTTCAATTGGTGGGTTATATTATGATTCAACTAATTCAGCTAATAAAAGTAATTGGTATTGGACTTCAACTGGTGATGTTTTTCAGGACCGAGCTGCCGATGTTAATTCTCTCAATGGGAGTAAAGCTAGAAACTTTAGAGGTTCCTTATTGAGCGTAAGAGCTGCTAGATATTTTTAA